From the genome of Triticum aestivum cultivar Chinese Spring chromosome 1A, IWGSC CS RefSeq v2.1, whole genome shotgun sequence:
ccaccagggggtccacgaggcaggggggcgcgcccccaccctcgtggctggtgggtggcccccctatggtacttcttgcgctcagtattttttatatattgtgaaaataacttccgtgaagtttcaggacttttggagttgtgcagaacaggTCTCTAAAATTTggtccttttctagcccagaattccagctgccggcattccccctctttacgtaaaccttgtaaaataagagagaataggcataagtattgtgacataatgtgtaataactgcccataatgcaataaatatcgatataaaagcatgatgcaaaatggatgtatcaggagggtatagaaagttgtgccttctaaattcacccatctcatgctcatcaaaaggaatccactaataaggttgatcaggtcttgttaacaaactcatttcgaataacatgacaCCAgaaaattttcgaataacactaggttacctcaacggggatatgcacatccccaacaataagaatatcatatttcttcttgacagtaggaagaggaaattggaaacctccaaaaataatcgatgaaaattttccaatagaattgatactgtggacttgaggctgtttcctcggaaagtgtaccgtatgctcattaccattaacatgaaaagtgacactgcctttggtgcaatcaataacaccccctacagtattcaaaaaggatcttccaagaataatagacatactatcgtcctcgggaatatcaagaatgacaaagtccgttaaaatagtaacgtttgcaaccacaacaggcacatcctcacaaataccgacatgtatagcagttgatttatcatccatttgcaaagatatttcagtaggtgtcaacttattcaaatcaagtctacgatataaagagagaggcataccactaacaccggctccaagatcacataaagtagttttaatatagtttcttttaatggagcatggtatagttggtactcctgaatctccaagtttctttggtattccacccttaaaagtataattagcaagcatggtggaaatttcagcttctggtatcgttctcttatttgtaacaatatctttcatatatttagcataaggattcattttaagcatatcggtcaaacgcatatgcaaaaacataggtctaatcatttcaacaaagcgctcaaaatcttcatcatcctttttcttggattttttaggaggaaaaggtatgggtttctaaacccatgattccctttctttaccgtgcttcctagcaacaaagtctctcttatcataacgttgattctttgattgtgggttatcaagatcaacaacaggttcaatctctacatcattatcattactaggttgagcatcaacatgaacatcatcattaacattatcactaggttcatgttcattaccagattgtgtttcagcatcagaaatagaaatatcattgggattctcaggtgtgtctacaacaggttcactacaagcatgcaaagtcctatcatttttctttttcttcctcttagaaggactaggtgcatcaacattaattctttgagaatcctgctcgattctcttaggatgCCCCCCCAGGATACAAAGGCTCTTGAGTCATTttgccacctctagtcataactctaatagcattatcattcttattgtttaattcattgagcaaatcaatctgagctttaagtacttgttttacttgagtggtaaccatgaagcatgtttactaacaagtttaagttcacctttaacattagccatataattactcaagtgctcaaccatataagcattatgtttcaattgtctaccaacataagcattaaaattttcttgtttaacaataaaattatcaaactcatctaagcattggctagcagacttattacgaggaatatcaccttcatcaaatctatagagagaatttacctttactacctgtgtcgggttatcaagatcgtgtatttcttcaataggtgatgaattaagaccatgtatcttcaacaggaggtaaattcttaatatcttcagctttaatacctttttctttcatagatttctttgcctcttgcatatcttcgggactgagaaatagaataccccttttcttcggagttgtcttaggagttggttcaggaagtgtccaattattttcattagtcaacatattattcaatagcaatttagcttgatcaacagttctttccctgaaaacacaaccaacacaactatccaggtaatctctggaagcatcggttagtccattataaaagatatcaagtatttcatttttcttgagaggatgatcaggcaaagcattaagtaattggagaagcctcccccaagcttgtgggagacgctcttcttcaatttgcacaaaattatatatttcccttaaagcagcttgtttcttatgagtggggaaatacttagcagagaagtaataaatcatatcctggggactacgcagacaaccaagatcaagagaattaaaccatatcttagcatcaccctttaatgagaacgaaaataattgaaggatataatagtagtgagttttctcatcattagtgaatagggtagctatatcatttaatttagtaagatgtgccacaacagttttagattcatacccatagaaaggatcagattcaaccaaagtaattatatcatgatcaactgagaaatcataatccttattagtaataaagataggtgaagtagcataagcaggatcatattccgttctagcattcagagttctttctttcagcttagctaataatttcttaagatcacttctatcattgcaggcaagaaagtctctagcagcttcttcatctataacataacccttaggaacaacaggcaattcatatctagggggagaatcttcatcatcactttcatctatattatcagtttcaataatttcattctctctagccctagcaagttgttcatcaagaaattcaccaagtgacacagtagtatcaagcatagaagtagtttcatcataagtatcatgcatagcagaagtggcatcatcaataacatgcgacatatcagaattaatagcagaagcaggtttaggtgtcgcaagcttactcaaaacagaaggtgaatcaagcgcagagctagatggcagttccttaccaaccctcgtagttgagggatagatcttggttctctttcaagttcttcataatgataagcagatataaatcccaagtgactcaaaaaatagagctatgctccccggcaatggcgccagaaaatactgagttgtcaattcaaccacacctggaaacttaatatccacagcaaagtatttagtagcaaagtaatatgatagcagtgataacgatagcaaaagtaatatttttggtttttgtagtgattgtaatagtagcaacagaaaagtaaataagcgaagaacaatatatgaaaagctcgtaggcaatggatcggtgatgaagaattatgccggatgcgatcaatcatgtaacagttataacatagggtgacacagaactagctccagttcatcaatgtaatgtaggcatgtattccgaatatagtcatacgtgcttatggaaaagaacttgcatgccatcttttgtcctaccctcccatgacagtggggtcctattggaaactaagggatattaatgcctccttttaatagagtaccagaccaaagcattaacacatagtgaatacatgaacttctcaaactacggtcatcaccgggagtggtcccgattattgtcacttcggggttgtcggatcataacacatagtaggtgactatagacttgcaagataggatcaagaactcacatatattcatgaaaacataataggttcagatctgaaatcatggcactcgggccctagtgacaagcattaagcatagcaaagtcatagaaacatcaatctcagaacatagtggatactagggatcaaaccctaacaaaacgaactcgattacatgataaatctcatccaacccatcaccgtccagcaagcctacgatggaattactcacgcacgacggtgagcatcataaaattggtgatgaaggaaggttgatgatgacgatggcgacggattcccctctccggagccccgaacggactccagatcagccctcccgagagagtttagggcttggcggtggctccgtaacgtaaaacgcgatgaatcattttctctaattttttctccccgaacacaaatatatggagttgaagttgaggtcggtggagcgtcagggggcgcgcccagggggtaggcgcgcccccacccccgtggacagggtgtgggccccctgacgtggatctttcttccagtattttttatatattccaaaaataatctccgttgattttcaggtcattccgagaacttttatttctgcacaaaataacatcatggcaattctgctgaaaacagcgtcagtccgggttagttccattcaaatcatgcaagttagagtccaaaataagggaaaaagtgtttgaaaaagtagatacgacggagacgtatcacacgtccCATCGGCAAACGCGGCCCGAGCCGCCATCCGCCATGGGAGGACCACCACCACCTCTTAAGGCCCCCGCCCCGGTTCCCAATCTCCGCCGCCAGCACTGCGTCGCCCGGGGCGACGCGCCGACACGACCAGACAGCTCCCCGCGGGGAAGAAACCGCGCACGTGAGAAGGCAACCTTGCTACCGCCGTTGACCAGGGGGCTTTGCCTGCCGGCGTCCTCCGACGGCAGCGGAGGAGACGAGGGGGAGAAAGCTGGAGGTGGCGACGGCTAGTGTttccgcccgagccgccccagGAGAGCGACACAGGGGTTCATAGTCAATCAATCCCCAACACATTATTATGCACGCTATAGGAGCTCTCTTTGTGTACAGTTTCTGATCTAGAGATGCACCTgaatgaacagtaaaatctaaaaaacaATAAACAAAATTTAAAGAAATCTGATTTTTTTGGCAACAAATATTAATAAATTGTTCACCTGCATTCCAAATATTTGTGATGGAATCACATTTCTGAAGGTCCAGAAAAAAAATCAATGCTACAAGATGATCACAAATGTCATtccatcatgatttttttgcacgcaGGTGAAAGATTCATTAATGTTTATCGCAAAAGTCATAATGTTTTGAATTTATTTACCATGGATTTTACAGTTCACCGGGGTGAATGTGAGCTCAAGATCAGAAACACCGTGTCCTCACCCGCCAAAAAAAGAAACACTGTCCTGATTTGGTAATCTTGGAGATACCCTCAATGAGATGGTCACACGTTGCTCTCGGCTTTGTTTTTCTTGAAAGggactctccctctctctctctctctcagctaaCCTTAGATAGCACGAGGCTCAGCTGCCAGTCTACCTTCCACTCTTGTGCTCCGGCTTTTCCCCTCAGTAAGCGTATATATAAACTCTCCTGTGCATCCCCATATGAGGCTTGCGTGCACCATGGTCACCAcggagatcaagaagaaggatgcGAGGGGTCTGCTGCTCGTGCTCTTCCTCGGCCAGCTCTTGGCCTTCTCCATGGCGGCCGCCAGCTTCACCTCGTCCTTCCTTGCCAATCTTGGTACCCAGCCTAATCTGTAGCTTCCAAACTATCATTCCATACAGCTCTTACTAATCTTCGTTCTTAGTTACTACGAATTACCCATCCTCTGCATGCATTGGCCTGTTAGTACAAGACGAATCATCATTTGATAACCCAGGAGATAAGATGTGGTTTCTATCACTTCTATGTACTTATGCAGGAGTTGATGCACCACTCACGCAGTCCTTCTTCGCATACCTCCTGTTGACCTTAGTTTATGTACCAATCCTCTTGCGTCGACGACAGAAACCGCGGGTGAGCAGAGCACACAGCTGCACGAAAATCGGTCATGGAGCTTACCGTCATTTTCGCGGGAAATCATGGAACTTCCCGTACGTGGTTTCACTCTTGAGGGCACTCTTGTCTTGCAGATACCTTGGTATTGGTACCTAGCGCTGGCCTTCGTCGATACGCAGGGGGGCTATCTGGGTGAGTAGAAATAGTACACACTTCAGTGAGATGCAGAAAAAAATGCCATCTTTACTCCTGACGATGAGCATATATAAAACTTGTTATAATCCTAAAACTTGTATTTCAGTTGTCAAGGCATACCAGTACTCATCGATCACCAGTGTAACATTGTTGGATTGTTGGACTGTTGTCTGGGTCATCATACTCACACGGTACGCACTAGGCACGAGATATTCTTTCTGGCAGTTTCTAGGGGCAGGGACCTGTGTGGCTGGACTAGCGCTTGTGCTCCTTTCAGATGCAAAATCTCCAGATGAGCAAGGTAAGtaagcaactactccctccgttccgtaattcttgtcgtggttttagttcaaattaactatggaaccgaaggagTACTGAAGACTTACAACACCAAGGAAGAATGCCattttcaaaaacaaaacaaaaaactcagCAACAAACCTAGGATATATAGGCACAGCATGAAGTTCTTGACAGAGTTGACAGTATGTCTCTCCCCTATTATTTTTCCTTTAGAAcaaaacatgtactccctccgatccatattaattatcactgatttagtacaaagtaTGGATGTGCTCAAATCAAAAACTAATTCATGAACCCAACATGCCGAAATGGTTTCATCAATTTCTACAGCGGAAAAATTTGTTATCAGCTTACAGAAAAACTTCATTTTCTGCAGATCCAGGTCAAATGCCACTTCTAGGGGATGCCCTTGTTATTGCCGGGACAGTTTGCTTTGCATTTAGCAATGTCGGGGAGGTTAGCGACGAACTATACATATTCCGCTACTAATGAACAATGTTTTCTCAAAATTCTAGTAAGTATAGCAATTTCCTTTAATATGCAGGAATACTGTGTCAAGAAGAACGACCGAGTGGAACTTGTTGCGATGCTTGGACTATTTCAGTTGTTTATCAGTACAATTCAGATGTATCCTTTCCACAGTTCACTATTAATTACAGATCAGTAGAGAAAACTAACATGATCCGTTAATGTCGCCATCCATAGCTTTGCTTTATGCTATCATTATATTTCCATCTGGAACAAAAATGACTTGATATACACTTTTCTGGAGCAAAATACTCATGTTAGCTCTTGATCTGACAAAACATCAGATTTATATTCGAAAGAAAGAGCCTAGAAGCAATTGCCTGGTCTCCAACAATGGTAGCACACTATAGTTTTAGTTTAACTCTTTTATCTGCAATAGACTTTTTTGAATTATCTGACAGGATACTGACTTCTGCTTTGAATATTTTGACCTTTTCATTTTCAGATTAGTTCATTCGGTGGATATGCCATTGCAATATTTACGTTCACCTCCATTAGTCCATTTGTCCTTAAGGTTAAGTTCCCTCCAACATGTTAGGCAGAAATTAAGCTACACAAGTATGAATCAAATAAAAATTGATCCGAACAAGGAGTTATGAAGTATCTGAATAAACTACAAAAATAAGCCACTTGGTTGAtattactctctccgttccaaaataagtgtcatggttttaTTTCAAAtgtaaactaaaaccacgacacttcttttttaacggagggagtacttcattaGGAACTATCAGCAAGAAGGCTGTTTCATTTCTTATTACAGTGCAATAGTAATTTAGCCCATTGATTGCGATAGCTCTTGCAGATGAGTGGATCAACGTTGTTTAATCTCTCACTCTTGACATCTGACATGTGGGCAGTAGCCATTCGACTATTGTTCTATCAACAACAGGTGACCATTTCTGACCGGTCATTGCACCGAAtcataatatatactccctccattcactatAATAAGATGTTCTAATTTCTTTctgaatcagatgtatatagacgcattttaaTGTATTTGTTCACCCATTTCAGTCTGTATGTAGTCTATCTtaaaaatatccaaaacatcttatatttgtgaatgaaaggagttgcatatatatatatatgctgacATGCTTTAGTGGCAACAGATCAATTGGCTGTACTACGTAGCATTCTCAGTTGTGGCCATTGGATTAATCGTCTACTCACTGAAGTAAGTTCTTTCGAGACGTTCGAGACCCATGTGCAGACATGACAGTCATTGCAGGAATCTAACACACCTAATTGCTTGTAATGTATGAAGTGAGAGTTCTCCGGTCGATGGAACAGCTAAGGGTACAGAAGCGGCAGCTCACTATCAACAACTTCCAAGTGAGGATAGCTCAACAAGTGGTTCTAATTTGGACAGCCAAGAAAACAAGCAACTGGAAGCAGCTCACATCTGTTAGGGGGTCTCAACGTACAAAGCCAGCTCCATGATTTCGGGTATGGCCATGATCAGACGGCAGAAGAGCATGTGCAGGGTACAAAATCATGTGCAATTCATGTAAATGCAGGGCCCTTATTGCTTCAAGAGAAAGATTATTTTGTACTAGGATCGGAGGGTGATCAGAATACTTTTTGTAGCATATAAGTCCAATAAAATAAATAGGGCCATAGTTACCAAAATAGGTGCAGGACCTACAACTACACACCATAATGAAGCCTACATTGTACCCCATTGTTCCCACCAGAATGATCAATTTTCATGCAAATCAAAACATTATTCTcacgctcgggggggggggggggggggggggggcgttgggaGACGACAGATGCCACATGGTGGCTTaaggtgagggcaagactgctgctggAATATCtggggacgggtatgcgagtaacACGCGCTAGTTTacttcgaggctctccggagagataatacccctactcctgcatgtctgaatatatatatatatatatatatatatatatatatatatatatatatgaaatgtacatatggcagtacaaagtgctcctggaacTGTATTTGAGATCATTGCCAAGGGCGTCTAATCTCGTATATATGTGTATGAATGCTTGGGCATGCGTGCCCGTGGCCGAGTGAGCTAGTGGCCAGGGGCCATGCAAGTGTGCATGGTGTGTGCTCATGTATGCATACGTGAGAGCATGTGGATGGAGGGATGGATGGCTAGCTTATATAGTGTGGACTAGCTTAGGATGTAAGCTATGTGATG
Proteins encoded in this window:
- the LOC123151280 gene encoding solute carrier family 35 member F1-like; this translates as MRLACTMVTTEIKKKDARGLLLVLFLGQLLAFSMAAASFTSSFLANLGVDAPLTQSFFAYLLLTLVYVPILLRRRQKPRIPWYWYLALAFVDTQGGYLVVKAYQYSSITSVTLLDCWTVVWVIILTRYALGTRYSFWQFLGAGTCVAGLALVLLSDAKSPDEQDPGQMPLLGDALVIAGTVCFAFSNVGEEYCVKKNDRVELVAMLGLFQLFISTIQIFIFERKSLEAIAWSPTMISSFGGYAIAIFTFTSISPFVLKMSGSTLFNLSLLTSDMWAVAIRLLFYQQQINWLYYVAFSVVAIGLIVYSLNESSPVDGTAKGTEAAAHYQQLPSEDSSTSGSNLDSQENKQLEAAHIC